Sequence from the Sphingomonas sp. SORGH_AS_0950 genome:
GACGACTGTCTCTATGCGTTGCAGCCGCCGATGCCGCACCTGACGCGGTCAGCGTTGCATCGTTGCCTGCAGCGTATGGCATCTCCCGCCTGCCCGACATCGAAGGCGACAAACCGAAGCGGCAGCGCTTCAAGCGTTATCCGATCGGCTTCTTCCACATCGATATCGCCGAGGTCCAGACCGCCGAAGGCAAGCTATACCTGTTTGTTGGCATCGACCGCACAAGCAAGTTCGCCGTCACGCAACTGGTCGACAAGGCCGATCGCCGGACAGCGTGGGAGTTCCTCGAACACCTGCTGAAAGCCGTATGGGAGCACCGCCACCGGAGGTCGCTGCTCAAGCCGAGATGAATGGATGTCCGATTGTAGGGCTGGACTCGGGCGCGTTGAGCGTCTGCAAGTGGGTCATCGAGGTGAAGGGGAGGGCATCCGCTTTCGCCCCAAACCTAGAAGCTGGGGCAGGAAATCTGTCCTCCCGCAAGCGGCAATTGGTTCGGTCCGACCATTCCCGTTTCCGCATCGAGACCGTCCGAAAACGCGGATCATGATTCCCGTGCGCATCGCGGCGGTGTAATCGTCTGGCATGGCGTACATCGAGGGACATGCTCGGAACCAGGCGCTGCTGCTGCCGGCGTCGGTCGAGGACTATGTGGCGGCGGACAACCCGGTGCGGTTCATCGACGCCTTCGTCGACGACCTCGATCTGGGCGGTTCCGGTTTCCAGCGCGCACGGCCGAAGGCGACGGGACGGCCGGGTTACGATCCGGCCGATATGCTCAAGCTGTATCTGTACGGCTATCTCAACCGGGTGCGGTCGAGCCGGCGCCTGGCGATGGAGGCGACGCGCAATCTCGAACTGATCTGGCTGCTGCGCGGGGTGCGGCCGGACTTCCGGACCATCGCCGACTTCCGTCGCGAAAACCGGGCTGCGTTCAAGGCGGTGTTCCGCGCCTTCGTGATACTGTGCCGCAAGCTGGATTTGTTCGGGCGCGAGTTGCTGGCGGTGGACGGCACGCGGCTGAAGGCGGTGAACAGCCGGGCGCGCAACTTCAGCCGCGAGCGGTTGGCAACGTATCTCGCTTCGACCGATGCGCGACTGGAGCGCTACCTGGCCGAACTCGACGAGATCGACCGCGGTGAGGATGGTGCCGGCACCGGTCGCGGCGAGGCGCTGGCGACCAAGATCGCGCGGCTGCGTGAGCAGCGCCAGGCGAGCGCAGCGTTGCTGGGCCAGTTGCAGGACAGCGGCGAAGGGCAGATCTCGCTCACCGATCCCGATGCGCGCCTCATGGTCGCGCATTCGAAAGTCACGGTCGGCTACAATGCCCAGGTGGCAGTCGACGCCAAACATAGCCTGATCGTCGAACAGCACGTCACCAATGCCTGCAACGACATGGGCCTGCTGGCACCCACCGCCGGTGCGGCGATGGAGGCACTCGGGGTCGAGCGGATCGATGCGGTCGCCGACATGGGATATCACGCGGGCGACGATATCGTCGCATCCGAGGCGGCCGGCATCACGCCCTACATCCCCCGCCCGCATCGTGGCACCGCGGCCGGCAACGGCCTCTTTCCCAAGGAGCGGTTCCGCTACGATCCCGAGGCCGACGTCTATCACTGCCCCGGCGGACAGGTGCTGGACACGCGCTACGCCTCGGTGACGCGCGGGCATCTGTCGGTCCAGTATTCCAG
This genomic interval carries:
- a CDS encoding IS1182 family transposase, with protein sequence MAYIEGHARNQALLLPASVEDYVAADNPVRFIDAFVDDLDLGGSGFQRARPKATGRPGYDPADMLKLYLYGYLNRVRSSRRLAMEATRNLELIWLLRGVRPDFRTIADFRRENRAAFKAVFRAFVILCRKLDLFGRELLAVDGTRLKAVNSRARNFSRERLATYLASTDARLERYLAELDEIDRGEDGAGTGRGEALATKIARLREQRQASAALLGQLQDSGEGQISLTDPDARLMVAHSKVTVGYNAQVAVDAKHSLIVEQHVTNACNDMGLLAPTAGAAMEALGVERIDAVADMGYHAGDDIVASEAAGITPYIPRPHRGTAAGNGLFPKERFRYDPEADVYHCPGGQVLDTRYASVTRGHLSVQYSSPAACAGCQIKARCTKGRWRRVNRGEHEAVIERMAARLAERPGILAIRKSTVEHPFGSIKQWMNQGAFLMRGLEKVRAEFSLTALAYNLRRAITLIGVPGLIRAVQM